A section of the Hevea brasiliensis isolate MT/VB/25A 57/8 chromosome 17, ASM3005281v1, whole genome shotgun sequence genome encodes:
- the LOC110662467 gene encoding zinc finger protein ZAT9-like, whose translation MEKNRICKICNRRFANGKAMGGHMRSHLAKLPLPPKPITSEQAEASILKSPSRSSSSSSFNYLSSENPMQSYRSVNHELPFMSKANLAILQDGESDTESPRNPTRRRSRRCRKPVEKVAESVVKVADSTEQVSSISDISNEESVALCLLMLSRDKWEKTKQVDEYMEEKVDAEDEYDDESVDEIAVRSKNQRKYRCGTCQRSFRSYQALGGHKASHKKMKTHVKDDEYDEGEGSGCGGNNNNNNGVLPIEPKMYKCPFCDKVFESGQALGGHKKVHYSYLGNVKTSVKSSDNLLDLNLPAPEDDGEVSQAELSTVSNAKAYQLRNCGSY comes from the coding sequence ATGGAGAAGAATCGAATCTGCAAGATCTGCAACAGACGTTTTGCTAATGGCAAAGCCATGGGAGGACACATGAGATCTCACTTAGCAAAACTTCCCCTTCCTCCAAAACCAATCACATCAGAACAAGCTGAGGCTTCAATCTTAAAATCACCATCACGGTCCTCATCATCTTCATCCTTCAACTATCTTTCCAGTGAAAACCCCATGCAATCCTATCGATCTGTCAATCATGAGCTTCCTTTCATGTCAAAAGCTAATTTAGCTATTCTTCAGGATGGTGAGAGTGATACAGAGTCGCCAAGGAACCCTACTCGGAGAAGATCTAGACGGTGCCGCAAACCGGTGGAGAAAGTGGCTGAATCAGTCGTAAAAGTAGCCGATTCAACTGAACAGGTAAGTTCTATatctgatatttctaatgaagagAGTGTAGCTTTGTGTCTTCTGATGCTTTCAAGGGATAAATGGGAGAAGACAAAGCAAGTAGATGAGTACATGGAAGAGAAGGTTGATGCTGAAGATGAGTATGATGATGAATCGGTGGATGAGATTGCTGTGCGatctaaaaatcaaagaaagtatAGGTGTGGAACATGCCAAAGGAGTTTTCGATCTTATCAAGCCTTGGGTGGACACAAGGCAAGTCACAAGAAGATGAAGACTCATGTGAAGGATGATGAATATGATGAAGGAGAAGGTAGTGGGTGTGGTGgtaataacaacaacaataatgGTGTTTTGCCTATTGAACCAAAAATGTATAAGTGCCCATTTTGTGATAAAGTGTTTGAATCTGGTCAAGCACTAGGTGGGCACAAAAAAGTGCATTATTCCTACCTAGGCAATGTTAAAACATCAGTTAAATCTTCTGATAATTTGTTAGATTTGAATTTGCCAGCCCCTGAAGATGATGGTGAAGTTAGTCAAGCTGAGCTTTCAACAGTTTCCAACGCAAAGGCATATCAGCTGAGAAACTGTGGTAGCTATTAG
- the LOC110662476 gene encoding leucine-rich repeat receptor-like protein kinase TDR: MKPPFLFCLTFSFFYLLQTFLLFHSATALPLQLRALLSLRLSLQDPLDTFHDWDPTRRPSSKSNFRGPVWCSWSGIKCDPRTTQIITLDLSSRSLSGVIPDEIRHLNSLIHLNLSLNAFTGLLQPVIFELTQLRTIDISHNNFNSTFPPGISKLKFLRVFHAYSNNFTGPLPKEFSSLRFLERLNLTGSFFQGEIPPEYGSFLRLKFLGLAGNLLEGPVPPQLGSLSQLERMEIGYNNMLTGRVPEEFAMLSNLRYLDISACSLSGNLTQELGNLTKLEMLLLFQNQFTGEIPVSFTNLKALKVLDLSDNQLTGKIPAELSSLKELTRVSLMTNQLIGEIPEGIGELPNLEALYLWNNSLTGILPQKLGSNGKLQWLDVCSNSLSGPIPPNLCQGNKLLKLILFSNKFIGNLPQSLANCTSLTRVRIQDNQLNGSIPYGFGLLRNLTFVDLSKNNFTGEIPHDLENAPQLQYLNISENTFHSKLPSNLWSAPNLQIFSASSSKLTGKIPDFNGCSNLYKIELQDNSFNGGIPRDIGHCEKLINLNLSRNSLTGIIPWEISTLPVITDVDLSHNFLMGSIPSNFENCTALENFNVSYNRLTGPIPGSGIFPNLHPSSFSGNGGLCGRVLAKPCATDTLSVGEVEVHQRQQPKKTAGAIVWIMAAAFGIGLFLLVAGTRCFHANYNRKFSDDREIGPWKLTAFQRLNFTADDVLECLSMTDKIIGMGSTGTVYKAEMPGGEIIAVKKLWGKHKENIRRRRGVLAEVDVLGNVRHRNIVRLLGCCSNRECTMLLYEYMPNGNLEDLLHGKNKGENLVADWFTRYKIALGVAQGICYLHHDCDPVIVHRDLKPSNILLDGEMEARVADFGVAKLIQSDESMSVIAGSYGYIAPEYAYTLQVDEKSDIYSYGVVLMEIISGKRSVDAEFGDGNSIVDWVRSKIKIKDGFNDILDKNAGASIASVREEMMQMLRIALLCTSRNPADRPSMRDVVLMLQEAKPKRKLPGCVVSGGVGGGDNLVSAGGAVAQKPAVEC; the protein is encoded by the exons ATGAAACCTCCTTTTCTTTTCTGTCTAACATTTTCCTTCTTCTACTTACTTCAAACATTTCTACTATTCCACTCTGCCACCGCTCTGCCTCTTCAACTCCGTGCTCTACTTTCCCTCAGATTATCCCTCCAAGACCCTCTTGACACCTTCCATGATTGGGATCCCACCCGACGACCATCTTCCAAGTCTAATTTCCGAGGCCCAGTTTGGTGTTCCTGGTCTGGCATCAAATGTGACCCTAGAACTACTCAGATCATAACGCTTGATCTCTCTTCCCGAAGTCTTTCTGGTGTGATTCCAGATGAGATCCGGCACTTAAACAGCTTAATCCATTTGAATTTGAGCTTAAATGCTTTTACGGGGCTGCTTCAACCAGTCATTTTTGAACTGACTCAGCTCAGGACTATTGATATCAGCCACAACAACTTCAATTCCACATTTCCACCTGGGATTTCCAAGCTCAAGTTCCTAAGAGTATTCCATGCATACAGCAACAATTTCACCGGTCCACTGCCAAAAGAGTTCAGCTCGCTTCGCTTCTTGGAGCGGCTCAACCTTACCGGAAGCTTTTTTCAAGGAGAGATTCCACCCGAATATGGCAGTTTTCTGAGATTGAAGTTTCTGGGCTTAGCTGGAAATTTGTTAGAAGGACCGGTGCCACCCCAATTAGGATCCTTGAGCCAGCTTGAGCGGATGGAGATTGGATACAATAACATGTTGACAGGGAGAGTACCTGAGGAATTTGCAATGTTGTCTAATCTCCGGTATCTGGATATCTCAGCATGTTCTCTGTCGGGTAATCTCACCCAAGAACTTGGAAATCTAACAAAACTCGAAATGCTGTTACTTTTTCAAAACCAGTTTACTGGTGAAATCCCTGTGAGTTTTACAAATTTAAAAGCTCTGAAGGTTCTTGATTTGTCTGATAATCAACTTACGGGTAAGATTCCAGCGGAATTGTCTTCTTTGAAAGAGCTAACCAGAGTGAGCTTGATGACAAATCAACTAATTGGCGAAATACCGGAAGGAATTGGTGAGCTGCCAAATCTTGAAGCTCTGTATCTCTGGAACAACTCGCTAACCGGAATTCTCCCGCAAAAACTCGGCTCAAACGGCAAGTTACAGTGGCTGGACGTGTGCTCCAACTCTCTAAGTGGTCCAATCCCACCAAATCTTTGTCAAGGAAACAAGCTATTAAAGCTCATACTCTTCTCCAACAAGTTTATTGGGAATCTCCCACAATCACTGGCAAACTGTACCTCTTTGACCAGGGTGCGAATTCAAGACAACCAACTAAACGGTTCAATCCCATATGGCTTCGGGCTCTTGCGGAATCTAACCTTCGTTGACCTAAGCAAGAACAACTTCACGGGTGAAATTCCTCACGATCTTGAGAATGCACCGCAGCTACAGTACTTAAACATCTCGGAGAACACTTTCCACAGCAAATTGCCAAGTAACCTATGGAGCGCACCCAATTTACAAATATTTTCGGCCAGTTCAAGCAAACTAACTGGAAAAATCCCTGACTTTAATGGGTGTAGCAACTTGTACAAGATTGAATTGCAAGATAATTCGTTCAATGGGGGCATTCCTCGGGATATTGGACACTGCGAGAAGCTTATTAACTTGAATTTGAGCCGCAATTCTCTCACCGGCATAATCCCATGGGAAATTTCAACGCTTCCAGTAATCACTGATGTCGACCTTTCTCATAACTTTCTCATGGGCTCAATCCCTTCAAATTTCGAGAACTGCACTGCTCTAGAGAACTTCAATGTTTCCTACAATCGCTTAACGGGACCAATTCCGGGCTCTGGTATATTTCCAAACTTGCATCCGTCGTCCTTTTCCGGTAACGGTGGGCTATGCGGCCGCGTTTTAGCCAAGCCTTGTGCGACAGACACGCTGTCAGTCGGCGAGGTCGAGGTCCACCAGCGGCAGCAACCGAAGAAGACCGCAGGAGCCATCGTGTGGATCATGGCGGCCGCGTTTGGCATTGGGCTATTCTTGCTGGTTGCTGGGACAAGGTGCTTCCACGCCAACTATAACCGCAAGTTCAGCGACGATCGCGAGATCGGACCATGGAAATTAACCGCCTTCCAGCGCTTGAATTTTACCGCTGACGATGTGCTGGAGTGCCTGTCCATGACCGATAAGATCATAGGAATGGGTTCAACTGGAACAGTGTACAAAGCCGAGATGCCAGGTGGCGAGATCATAGCTGTGAAGAAGCTGTGGGGCAAGCACAAGGAAAATATCCGACGGAGGAGAGGGGTTCTAGCCGAGGTGGATGTGCTGGGAAATGTGAGGCATAGGAATATAGTGAGATTGTTAGGGTGCTGCAGCAACAGGGAGTGCACGATGCTGCTGTACGAGTACATGCCAAATGGAAATTTAGAAGATCTATTGCATGGAAAAAATAAGGGAGAAAATCTAGTGGCTGACTGGTTTACAAGGTACAAGATTGCCTTAGGGGTAGCCCAGGGGATATGTTATCTTCACCACGACTGTGATCCGGTGATCGTACATCGCGATCTCAAGCCTAGTAATATTTTATTGGACGGTGAGATGGAAGCTAGAGTGGCAGATTTTGGTGTGGCCAAGTTAATACAAAGCGACGAATCCATGTCGGTAATTGCCGGATCTTATGGTTACATTGCTCCAG AATATGCTTATACCTTACAAGTAGATGAGAAGAGTGATATTTATAGCTATGGAGTGGTGTTAATGGAGATTATTAGCGGGAAAAGATCTGTTGATGCCGAGTTTGGGGATGGTAACAGCATTGTGGATTGGGTAAGGTCTAAGATCAAGATTAAGGATGGTTTCAATGACATTTTGGACAAGAATGCTGGGGCATCTATAGCATCTGTAAGGGAGGAAATGATGCAAATGCTTAGAATTGCACTGCTCTGCACTAGCCGGAATCCAGCAGACCGACCCTCAATGAGGGATGTTGTGTTGATGCTCCAAGAAGCCAAGCCCAAGAGAAAATTGCCTGGATGTGTAGTTAGCGGTGGGGTTGGGGGTGGTGATAACTTAGTTTCAGCTGGTGGTGCTGTTGCGCAAAAGCCTGCTGTGGAatgttaa